Within the Indicator indicator isolate 239-I01 chromosome 1, UM_Iind_1.1, whole genome shotgun sequence genome, the region CCAATGACTCTGAGCTCAGAATTATACTCTTACTAGTGTTTCTGCTGTTTAGTTCTACTGTGGATTTCCACTGGGATTGATATCTTGGGTGGGGGTCTTGATGTTTTGTGTCCGAATAGGTGAGATGCTACTTTATAATGCTACTTTCAGGAAGTCATCAAGCTATGAATGCAGTGTCATTGCCAAGGctggaagcatttaaaacattgagtcaccaaaaaaaaaaaaaaaaagagtcataCTAGAAGAATCCGACAGATATTATTAATTGTTGCAAATAAAGCCTGTGCTTGTTAGggttgtttgtggttttctttctccagagaaggcatCAAGAGCAGGTTTCATGTTCCACCCTAAAATGATAAAATTCCTTAATGTCCCTTGATCTTTAGGGCAATTTAGGAGGCCACAGAAGTTAATTGTGACAAGGATGTTCAGCTGTTGCACTTTGACAAGTCAGTCAACTTAACACACCATATCCAGCACTGACTTCACATAATGTCCTAAAATACAGCAACTTAAAATAGCTCAGTTGTTTATAGtgcttgtatttctttttacagcagcttcaggaggaaaaggctgaaagtGCTTTGAAGCTACTTGCAGGTGGTGACTTTCCAAAATGCAGAAGGAATGTGGAAGAAGTCCTCTTTCAGTCGGCCAGCTGAACCCAATCAAAACCTCTTAAAAATCCTAGTACCTGGACTTGATCATTGCAGAGCTTTATCTAGTATAACACTTTGCAGTATTGTCACTTCAACAAATGTGTTTTGTATCAAAGCACTCCAAAACCTTTTCAGTGCCGAATCCTCTGGAATGGATATTGCATGATCTGTCTTTGCACTGCATCTGGCTGTGGTGAAGTTAACTTTCTTCACAGCTGACagtacagtgctgtgttttagaTTTGTGTCAGTGTTTATAGGATACCAGTTATAGTGCAAGGCTTGTGCAGTGTCAAGGTATTTCTCAAACCTTCTCATTTTGTACACACCAAAATGCATAGGCTGAGGAtaggagaggacacagctgggacagttGACCCCAACTGACAAAAGAGATCTATTTTGTGCCATATAGCATCCCACTCAACAGTAAAAATAGACTTGTCTTTCCAAGGTAGCCATTGGCCTCAACAATGGTTGGGTATCAGTTGGCTTGTGGTCTTCATTGACCACGGACTTTGAGCTTCAAAGAAACAGACTTGAAACAGTAATCTTTTAATAAGGTCGTAAATACAAGTTACGCCATGCCAAATACCCttttttcaggtttttattTCGGCTGACATAAGTGCTTGTACTACTGTAAAAACTTCACTGATGGAATAACAATGTAATTTTTGATAGTAAATGGTTACTCTTTTGTTTTGTACATTTCTACCAAGTTATCCTCTAGGAGTTTGTTTCACGCAAAGGAACCTAGGATACTAGCAGACTTTACAATGACTTCTAGAAGCCAAAGTATCAAAGTAACTGATACTCTTCTTTTCTGGAAGAATGGTGTGATGCTGACTGCTTAAATCTTACCTAATTGCTTACATTTGGAAGACTGACTTTCAGGAGCTGTCTAAAAGCAGATAAAATTACTTGGTTATTCCATTTCTGTGTATGTCTTTTGAGTGACCTTGGGTTCATATGAAAAGATAAGTGTTTAATGTCTGTCCTTTACTGCTTTAGATGCTTTAAAGCAAGGTCTTTTGAAATCAACTTCAAACTTTGATCAACAGACTTTGGTCGAACTAATGAAGGAGTTACAACAATCTACAGTACTGTTCTTGTTTAATTACTTAATTTATAGCGATTAAATCACACTGCAGTCACAGGTTGTGACATAGATTCTAAGAAAACTGAAGACTATAGGATTTGGCAACTAATAGTTATCAAAGACATACTAAAATAATAAACAGTTCTGAAACATTAATTTTTTGTTAATATGATTCAATATTGGACAGCGTTTGACTTAGCTGATGTGTTACCTCTACTTTCAGACCCTTAGCTACTGGAAATCCAATCCAGTGAGAATGTCTGCAAAGTTACCTACCTATTTACTTCTGAAACTGGTCAGTGAGGATTATGCAGCAGTAGCAATCTGACCCAGGTTTATCATGAGTTGAATGTTACTTACATCCCATTGCATCAAAATTACATGTTGTATTCCATTTCTCTGTTAATATTCAGGGGTTTGTGTCTTTCCCTTGGTTGTAAGCAGGAATATAGATTTCATTCACTAGTTTTATCGGAGCATCAAGGATCTGAATTGAGCAATACAATTAAGTGTTCCTTCACAATTAGACTACTGTTTGAAAAGTTGGACGCTGCATGTTAGCTTTCATCTTGACTGAACACATGGCAGCCCCAGGAGTACAGGGCACATGTGGGGAAAGAAATCTCTGGAGATGATGAAAGACTTCAGTATGATTCATTCCTTCAGAAATGTTAAGCTTATACCACCCATTTGACTTAACCTTTTTGGTCTGCTTTGAAGCTCAAGCTCTCTTCATGTCATTTCAAAGCCAAGAACTCGAGTTGTTCCCAacttcctgctctgtgccaggcaTTGGTACCTGTGCCAGGAGGATAGGATCATCACAGTGGTCAACCACCTCATTTTTGAGGATGTGTAGACTTCAGAAGCGTATTTAATCATCCAATGATAATAAGGCAGCATGTGACCTCTTCCCATTTTAGGATGAGGACCCTGCTCCTCACAAACTGCttgcagctgaggcagctgggaagaCCGGGGGCCAAAACTCCTGATCCTCtgtgtgctgtgcagcagcGGGTGCATGCTGTCACTGTGCGTGCCTCATCCATGGCTGTTGACACTGCCATGTGTTTTTCCTGCAGCCCTTGTTAAGCAAAGGAGAACACCAGCCTTAAGTTCATGTTGCATTCTGTTGAcctggcccttctccagcccaaTGAACATGTTACTTGCAAAATGTCTTCTGCTCATGGTAAATTTGCAGAGTTGTCTCCAGTGTTTGTGTAAAGCAGCAATCTAGTTGCAGCTGATCCTTCAGAAATGGGTATGCACGATGGATCCCTTTGGCGTCTTACCTTCCTACGTGTGTCATTATTGTTAAAAGTATACCTTTGATTTTTGTACTTAATCTGATACGAGACTCTTGAGGCTTGTTAGAAATGGTATGTGCCACCATCCTTTCTTTAATCACAgcacaaaaaataaatttgatCTGCTTCCCCATAACGTGCTGCATCCCCTGAATCTCCTGCtgccccacaaaaaaaaaaaaaaaaaaaattagattagTTCAAACACATGGTTTGCCCTAGTAGCAGGTTATAGAACCTTTAAAGGGCTAAGACTGATAGTAATTGTTTTCTAAGTGATACCTAATTTAATTGTATTTGCACTGTGGCACCTGTGAAGTGAGCTCCACCTGCTCTGGACAGGATGCCAGGGAGCATAGTCCTTGAAACGTGACTATTTGTAGGACAACAAGAAGGGATAACAGTGTGGTAGCACCGCAGTCACTCCCAGATAATAGTCTCAACCAAAAAGTGAACAATCGTTGATCACCCTCAGACCAGGTCCTCCCTGCCGTTCTGCATACGATCTTAGATGTGTATCTTTTAAGTGCCCTCAGAATTGCCTAGTGATTTCTGTTACTTCCTGTCTTAACTGGAAAAAGGGAGGGCTGGCAAAGTCTTCTGCTTACTGTGCCTGACATGGCTTGCTGTCATGGTTTAACTCCAGCCCCAACTAAGCACCACTCTTTCCCCACTGGTAGAATaggggagagaatcagaagagCAAAAGTGAGAAAATTAGTGGGTTGTGATAAAGACAGTTTAGTaagtaaagcaaaagctgcacatgcaagcaaagcaaaaccattAATTCACTACTTCCAGCTGGCAGACAGATGTTCATCCATCTGCAGAAAAGCTGGGCTGACACCTGGGAAGATGGACTACCTTCACTCCGAACATCCCCCAcctgccttctccttcccccagaTTTATATGTTAAGCATGATGAAATATGGTATGGGATATCCCTTCAGTCAGTTGGAGTCAGCTGTCCTAACCATGTCCTCTCCCAATTTcttgtgcacccccagcctACTCACTGGTGGggtgagaaacagaaaaggcttTGACTTTGTGTAAGCAGTGCTTAGCAGCAACTAAAACATCTCCGTATTACCAAAACTGTTTTTAGAGCAAATCCGTAACATAGCCCCATACCAGCTACTCTGAACAtaattaactctatcccagccaaaaccagcacacttGCAAACAACATAAGACTGttgaaaacaaatatttgagGTGAGACACCAGGTAAAAGGGTTGCTACTCCATGCCAAGTCACAGGAACACTTCTTTCTGAAGCATTCCTTttgaggagatggaggagagggTTAACAGATTAGCAAGCATAAAATGGCCTCTGCAAGGTAGTTGAATGTCCACTATTTGCCTTTGTGATGCTAGACAGAGCCCAAGTATTTTCCAATATAGGAATCTGCCTTTGGCTGCTGTCCATCTCGTTTTGATTTTTGCACCTCTCAAAGTTTCAGCCTCTACCGTTTTTAGCTAGTGAACCTGTCTGTCCTCAGGGAGACTGTGCCTTTCACCTGCTGGGACCTCCCTCTGACAGACATTTTGATAAGTATTTGGCTGAATTATTTGTTGAGAGATTATTTGCAGGCCAGGATGTTAAAGCAAGAACAATTCTGGATTGCTTATAATAGACCTTAAAAGACATCCTCACTCAAGAGTTTTAGTATAAGGAAAACTGAGGAGAAGTGAGGGTTTGCTCAGAGAATGAGCTGGGTATGTGGGATATCTTGCCTGTTCCAAGTGCCTTCCAGTATTGTTTGTGAtctaaacaggaaaaaagttaaaatggttgGTGTGAAAAACTGACTAAGTAATAGTCATGTTACTGAAAATGAATGTTTTGTTAAAAGTTCCAAAGGAAAACTATGATACTTAAGCATCTTGGCTTTTAGgattcttaaaagaaaaaacaacaagcaaaaCTGGGCAGAAACTATATTATCTTACTGCACATCCAGACCATCCAATGCAAATCTGATATAAACTGGGCATACTTAGAGGCTTAATAATGATAGTGAGGTGCATTTGTTTCCATACTGACATTACTGAAATTCTTACTGAGATTTGTGTTCATTGCTTAAAAGGAAGGTTGCATGTGTGAATAGTCTCACCTGTCACCTCTCACTAGCAGACACATTAATTTTACTGAATCTGCTTTGCTCATAGAGAATTTCTTACTTTCAAATGTTATGCAAAATTGAcctatttgttgttttttggttttgttttgtttggggattttttttgtgtgtgtgtggtgtttaTCTGTAGTGAGTCATTTTGGAAAATGGCATTCATCACCAAAATAGAACCAAGAAGGTAAAATAACAGCTTTAGCCTGCATGTGGTCTAAGCACTATGACAAAAACCTTGATGGGGTTTTCAGACAAAGTGAGCCATTGCAATTTCATCTTCATGAATGCATTTGCAGATTATAAGAGGCTTAGACTTTAAGCCTCACTAGCAATTTACTTTGAAACAGAAACACTCTGAGTGTGACTTTGCATCAGTCTGGTGTCTGTTATCTGCGACTGTCCTCCCCTGCATCTCCCTACCAGTAGTAATCCCATTAGATGATTACATGTGGTGTCCTCAACAGACAGATTTAGTCATAATTGAAAGAGTACTTCAAGtggatttaatgaaatacaTGGTCATTTTATTACCAGAGCCTCTTGTGCCCTATAACTGCCTTAAGTAAAGTGAATTTATGGCCCTTTAGGATATGCTAGCCTACAGCAGTGCACATAGCTGTCTGTTATTTAGTCAAAACTACAAGTTTCAAGAGCTGAGTATTGTTGTACTCACGAATCTTTAATGCAGCTGTACTAAATATCACAGTAATATCTGATTACCAACATGTGGCTCAGTCCTTTGAGGAAAGTGGTCTGTAGTAGTAATTCCTTGTAGGCTTCACCTGAGTGATCATTATCAGAGCAAATTAGTCACTGTGAGAAAGCAGCACAACAGATTCTTACACATTCTCTTGGGACTGCCTCATCCTGAATTTGGGAATGGGACGTACCCCACATGGGTCACCTGAACCTGTGTCCATCCCAGCAAGTTTTATCTCCCATCTGTCTATGCCTCTGTATGTCTTTTGCACTTTCTGTGGCCATTGTTGCAAACCAGGACAAGGAAGCACACCCTGTTTTTTCACACCTGGGTGCAAATCATTCTAGCCACATATTGTAGTGGgatgctttcttctccttcagctACTTCTGTGAACTTTGCTCTCAGATTATTTCTTTGGTAGGTCTTGCTTGGTATGTAGCAGTTAATGACAGTCATTTTCCTTACATGGGTATGTTCTGAGGCCCTGGGTACACGAACCAGAGCCCCTGGTTTCAGCACATTGAAGCTAAGAAGATAAGTATGCAGAGGCATACTCCTGAGTGAAGACTGAGTGGAATTAGGGCCATGGGAGATGCCAGGCTTGGTTAGGAGTATGCAGAGGGTGCTTTGAGCTGAACTGATACTCCTTCACTCTTAAACCCCTGAGAATGTCCCCAATTCACTTGAAGAATTGTCTTGCCAAATTGTTGGTTTTCCTCTGGGGTCATGTCGTTGTGCTGAATGACATAAAAAAGATTTTCTTGGGAAATATTCCAGCATCAAAAAGTCAACCCTATGAAACAGAGGTTCTTTCAATGAAACCCTGAGTAACACTGCTTTGATTTATGAACTCTGGTGTGTTGCTCTGAAGTCAGGTTCTTGATGCTGTTCTGTGctgatttctgttttccttcttacaAGCTTTCCAGTGCTTCTGAAGTACCAGCATGTTAACTGACTGCAGAGCTGACAATGCAAGCTTTAATCTGCACTGCTTCTTAGCCTTGTACTTGATGATGGAAGAGCTAAAGAAACAGCTGAACCTGGTAGAAAGACCCTCTGAAGCCAAATAAGACATCTTGTAATCAGTGTGTTTCTCAGAAGTAATAAGATTAAGTGGATGAGATGGCGTGCTCAGTGCCTGGTGGAAAGAagcttatttaaaataaaaggacCAGAGAATCTCTGCCTCAGCTCAGAGAGATGATGAGTTCCATTGAAGACCTTGACTATCCTCAACTCATCTTGCAATACAACAGTGGATTTTTAGTCTCAAAGGTAAGAGCTATGACTTGGTCTTGGATAGATGTCTAAGAGTATGCAGACATAAATATTCAAGGATCTCGCTTTAGGTCCTGAATTATGTCTTTAGAATGAAAACCATCTCATATGAAAGTATCCCATCTGCTCATCTAGACAGGAAggaaatttgaaaagaaaaaagtatttgaaaGTAGCCTGACCCCTCAGGATAGATGCAGCATTTGTTGAAATCTCTCTGACCTTTGGGGGCTTGGATGATCAGAACTTGTCTCTGCATGAGGATTTATAAAAAACACAGGAGCAGTTTCTTTACTAGCAAGCTGAGGGCTCACTGTTTGACTGCTTAAATGAGGAAGATTCCTTTGGCAGTGGGATTACACCTCACTTTTAATTTTTGTGGTTTGAGGAACAGGGGGGGATTGGTTTGaattccctttccccttccctatTAAGCCATGCATAGCACATGATTTTTCAAATGCCTTCTcaaattatttccttccctctcctgtgGTTTGTCTGTATGTGTTTATGCAGAAGGCTGAACTTGAGAACATCCATATATTGCCTCTTTTCAGGCAAAAGAAGTGGTATAGCAATTGTTTCACCAAACAGCTTTTGGTTAAGGCACAAAGTAGAACCAGTACCACTTTCCATACTGTTCACTGAtgccatttgtttgtttgtgtgtgtaaaGACACGGACATGAAATTATACTATCCAGTGCACTGGAGGTTTTTTCCTCATTTACTATTTAGTTACCTTTCCTACCTTCCCTTACTATACTTCTGGCCAACAAAGTAACAGAAGGAATGCTCTTTAGGTTGTGTAAATACTGATTCATCCCAATGCTCCTGAAAGGCAGAGCTGACagtaaagagaggaaaaatggataatgaaaaatacttttgctTGATGAGAAAGAGGAGTACCCAGTGCCTTCCAAATTAACACTGGTACTATGGTTTTGAGAAATTATCTCAACTTTGGTTGAACAATGTTCTCACTTAGGATAAGAGGAGATTCCTGTGGACTTTATCAAGTCATTGTAGATACAGGCAGTCAATTGAGTTGATGCCTTTACTACTGTTTTAGGAGTGCCTGTGTGGACAGAGAAGTAGGCTAGTATTTGTAAATTTGATTGTGCACAGCCAAAGAAGGATATTTTGCTAATGTATGGTTACATATATCTGAAAGTTGAGGGTTGTTCCCAAAGATGTTATGTACCTTCTCCATGAAAAGACAGGGAACTTCTGCTTACCAAAATGAAGCAGTCCATTTATCTGAAAGGAATCTCCTTGCCTCAGGGAGACCACTCTAGTCATGCATGTCATTCTCTGAAAACAGGGTTCATAGAGTGAGATATTCTCTCCTGCTGGAAGCCACAGGAGAGTCTTCAGGGTTCACCGGAGCATAGGCTAGATTCTTAATTAAAGAACAAAAACGACAACAGAAAAGATGACCATCATCCAGTCTTGCCTTTCTACTCTCCAAGCAAAAAGTGAGGGACTGTGAGAATGTTCCCTGAAACTAAGGAAAAGGCAGGAATATTCACGCCTAAACCCTTACCTCTAAATGTGAACATTTGTGAGTCAAAAACATTGCCTGGCTTcaccagaaaagcaaaataaatgaaaaaatgcTGCACTGCAAACACCTTATGGTATTATCAGTGTTCAGAGATCTTCATTTTAGTCATTGAGCTTCTTTATATGAAATATAATTTTACATGAATGAAGTGTTATTAGCTGTATATTTTCTCCAACAAAACATCTTCAGTAATGCAGTAGGCTTTGGTGCTTTCATCTGATCTCTCACTCCCTCCTTTCCTTACCCGCAGGTTATGTTCACCGCTtgtgagctgggggtgtttgatCTTCTGCTGGAGACAGGAGAGGCTATGTCTTCAGATACCATTGCTGCATGCTTGGGTACCAGCTCCACAGGGATGGAAAGACTGCTGGATGCCTGTGTGGGATTGAAGCTTCTGGCAGTAGAGCTGACACAAGAAGGAGGTAATAAATgcagaagaaggggaagaaactAAAAGTCTTAAACTTCTGATGGTTTTGAAAGTAAGGCAAAGTATGCAGGGAGAGGTGATGTCTAGTGTTAGGCCAGTGTTGTagctagaggaggagagaatCACTCAGGGTCACTATCCCCTCgagctgaaagagaagcagTGAATGTCTTCATGATTACTTCTGCAAAGTAAAGCCCAGGTGAAGGGCTTTATATCCCTAAACTTCTCTGTGCAACACTCTTGGAGAAGATATCTGGggtctcttcagagctgttCTCAAGAAAACTCTGAGGTGTCAGCATGATTTTAAATCTTGAAATGTCAGGGTGGATGGAAAACCACATCCACTTGTTTTCCTTCAGGATGAGTATTTTGGTAGATTACTGATCTGAACTGAGAGGTTATGTAGGTGTGCCTTTGGATCAGAACTGTTGAGTCCACATGGTCAGAAGGCACAGCTGATCAAGACTAGCCAGAGTTTTGTAAGTGGTGTCCTCTGCTCTGAGTTGTGTTACCATGCCCTGTTTTCAGCTTTACAGTAGTTTCCAGTGAGTTTAGGGAGAGAAGATCTGAGTTCTATATTCCTTTTTGTGTATCATCCCTGTGGGTGAGTGGTACCACTGCATGTGCACTGGTGAAAGTGGGAGAGACTCGTATGAGTCCTTTAGGAATTCAGCTTTCTGGAGAAGGTCTTGCCCTAGTGAACAGAGATGGTAGGTGTGGTTGGCATGCTGTTTTGGGGTCTTGTCTTGCACTTGCTGATCTTGTTGAttggaaaaaaagatttgtCTGCAATGGCTTCTCATTTAAACAGAGCATACCAAAAGCTTCCTCTGATAGCAGAAGCCTATAGGTAAATCATGACACTTGTAAGGCATTCCTCTTTATGTTCTTGAAAGAAGTGTTTGGTGCTGGAATAAGTGTAGGTAGATAGGGTTTAGTCAATAGGCTTGGCGATGTGGTGTATCATATGTGTtagtaaatatatttatttcacCCTTTAGTCTtctacagaaacacagaaatctCCAACATCTACCTTACAAAATCAAGTCCCAAGTCTCAGTATCATATTATTATGTATTACTCCAATTCAGTCTACTTGTGCTGGCACTACCTGACTGATGCTGTGAGGTAAGGAGTGTTGTGCACTGCCTGTTGCAGGTTGCTTTGCAACATTTGTGTGTCTGCTCTGAGTGGTGTGTTTCTGAGGAAGGGCACAATGAAGATCAGCTGGTACTtagaaagaaaaaccaacagATCAGGTCATTTTGGCTGTTAACATGGCCAGTATGTGTTCTTATTTTtatcttgttttctctttgtgtgtgttcctgtttttgttttcattctgatGGTAGAGATGATCTAGAGATTTTTGCGTGTTTGACCTTCAGGAAAGCACTTGATCATTACAGAGGCTCTTACCTGAGGAGACATCAACAAAGTAAATAATGAATAATGATGGATAGTGTCGTCATGTTTAGACCCCGAATATTCACCTGTCTCAGAGACCAGGACTCTTGCTGGAACTATTTGTCAAAATTAGTTTTTGCACCCACTTTTCAATCCTTCAATAAGGACTTACCCTGACTCAGCTCAGAAGTTAAAACAATCAAATGGTTTAATTGTTCAAAGCAATGGTTACAACAGATTTGGGGTTGCCGGTGATAAAGGCACAGCCTGCAAGATGATCTCAGGATTAATAAATCCTGGGTGGCATCTGACAAAGCCAGAGATGCAAACCTTTGCTGTAGCTTTAATATAATAGAAATATTAGCAAAGATTATCTCAGGATTAGTAAATCTTGGGTAACATCCAACACAGTCAGAGGTGCAAACCTTTGCAATGGCTCTAACAATAATGCAGTAAAAGCTCAGCTGTGTATTGAAGGCACAGttctcaccaaaaaaaaggtgtccctgtctagAGTGGAGGAAAAGCCcagtctcagctgctgctgcagctggtggcgATGCTTGTGCTGGCCCACGCTGCACCTTCATTCACTGACTCTGGTACCAGTGTCAGCAGCACGCACGCTCCACAATGACAGGGGCAGCACACTGAAAAATCCCTCTCATGGGTTTTATACCCAAGCCCAGGTTGTCCTTGCCTTCTTTTACTATGATTTAGGAGGAAAGATGAGTAACATAGTCATATATATTTACCATGCACTTGATTTTCTTTAGCGTATTGCAGGACATCAACTTTAAAATCAGAGTTAATTAGGCAAAGGCTGTTGTTTGGGCACCCTGGTCCTTGAAAGCAGCTTTGAAATTTGGTGCTTATGTTATTTGAGCCCTGCTTCATCAGTTTTAGCCAAAATAAGGCTACCTTGTCTTCATAAGACTCCCTTCTTCAGCTCTTTGGCAGGCCAGTATAACGAATCTTCACGTAGCACAAACACCTGCTGATTGTGAATCACTTTGGTCTTGAGGCATGCTAAATCAGCTTGCCTTCCTATCCCATGGCAAGCTAGGTGGTTTTACAAGTACTAAGGTTAATTTTCTTGCAAAGATATATAGGAGTAGTTTAATATAGGGTTGAAGTCTCACTTGTTCTATTCTGTGCAAGTGACGATCAAATATGGTGTGTGTGATGGTGATGATTGTACCAGTCTTGTACCTAAGATGTGGTcccataaatcacagaatttgggtgggaaaagaccttgaagaccatctagtttcaatctccctgctatgggcagggatatTTTCTGGCAGACCAGGCTGATctaagccccatccagcctggccttgaaaagcAGACCTTTCTTGTGAAAGGTTGAGAAATATATCAGCATGTTTTGGAGTAGGGCACCTTTACAGCCATTATAATCAAGGTGGCATATATTCTGTACAACGCTGAGCACCTTCCACCGTGATGAACTAGAAGAAACTGCATTCCTGAGGTGTGTttggagcaaaagaaaaagaaatccacaCTCATACGCgttttttggttgttatttTAGAGAAGGAAGAAACCAATATGAAAGAGCTTTTGGCGTTTCTTCTAATGACCCTTTTGGAGCAATGTACAGGTAATCTATAAATACATAGAAATGTTTGTTGTTCTATCGTAGGTAAAAGTAATGTTTTTCATTATGGCTCAGGACAGTTAAATATTATGATTTGATAATCATAATCATCATAAAATTCATGCAGtgtttttccttctcagcaATATCCATTACTGGGAAACCATATGATATTTTGAGTAGAAGCATATAACTTCctattctgaaaaaaatatcaatGTTTTGGCAATGGtagttgaaggaaaaaaaaaatcccttggaAGCCTGAGAATTAGCAGCATAATACACTGTTGGATGTCACTAGTCTTAATTTAATTCTCTGCTTAAATGCATGAATGCATAGCTATGTCCTTTGCTACAATAAGACTCAAGATGGGTTTACACGCAAAGAGAACATTTTCTGCATCAAGAAAACCAGAAATTAGTGCTTAAGCCAAAACTCATAATGACAGTTTTATGTTAGGAATCACCAAAGATATTGTAAGTTACATTTTCTATGTACTGTGTCTGCATTACTAGATCAGAAGAAGAAATGATGAAATTCATGGCTGGCCAGAACTCAGTATGGAGTATATGTGGCAGAGATGTTCTTGCTGCATTTGACCTTTCCACTTTCACACAGATCTATGACCTGGGAGGTGAGTGTCAGTAAATCTTTAACAAGCCTCTGAACTGTCTTCTTTTacaagctctgaaaaaaaaataattccagtgATGGGCAAATCAATGGAAAGCAATAAAAAGAGTATTTTACAGATTTGTTTTAGTTAATACCAGAAATGTGAGAGTCATGAAAGCATGAGTAAGCTAAATGCTTTTCTCTACAGAGTCTTATTTGTTTGAACCCAGGTCCATGGCAGCTTTGgcattttctcttgctttgcttgaaTACATTCTTCTGATGCCAGGatctttccctccctgccttcagtCAGTGTTGAGATATCTGCAGCCTCTTACCCTGCAACATCCCACTGCTGAGCACTATCAGGATTCTTGGGTTGAGTAAGGCTCCTGTGTGGCCTCTATCATTGCTTTCCCAGTGCCTGGCTCTGTTTTTCATTTCCAAGGTTCCTGCGTCCACAACAGGGTCTGGTCGAGTAGGTGCACAAGAGTTGTAAGAGCTGAGGCTGACccaatgtgatggttttaagactgtctttttaatttttcttcacaaagttctagcagaggaagtgaaagaatgtaaataaatcactattgggtgtaagaaagcaaaataatgattattctaaacacttccattggagagatagaaatgttt harbors:
- the ASMT gene encoding acetylserotonin O-methyltransferase, giving the protein MSSIEDLDYPQLILQYNSGFLVSKVMFTACELGVFDLLLETGEAMSSDTIAACLGTSSTGMERLLDACVGLKLLAVELTQEGVFYRNTEISNIYLTKSSPKSQYHIIMYYSNSVYLCWHYLTDAVREGRNQYERAFGVSSNDPFGAMYRSEEEMMKFMAGQNSVWSICGRDVLAAFDLSTFTQIYDLGGGGGALAQECVSLYPNSRITIYDLPKVVQVAKKQFIPPEEHRIAFHSGDFFNDSIPEAELYILSKILHDWDDDKCRQLLTKVYTACKPGGGVLLVESLLNEDKSGPLETQLYSMNMLVQTEGKERTSAEYSKLLEAAGFGDIQVKRTGKLYDAVLGRKE